AATGTGTAAATGCTTCATATGCCGCATCAATTGCGCGTTTTGCATCTTCCTTCGTTCCATCTGCAACTTCACCAATTTTTTCGCCAGTTGCTGGATTAAAAGAAACAAACGTTTCCCCTGTTTTCGATTCCTGCCATTCCCCATTGATATAAAGCACTTCCATAACTCCCCTTTTCTTTTACTAATTTGTTCTTCTCTTAAAATCTGGTTTTCTCTTTTCAACAAAAGCAGCGATGCCTTCAGGAAAATCTCGCAGATCTACAAAGTTGGTATCTGTTTTCCAAAGCTCCTCGATACTGTTGATACAGTTTGCCACAGACTGCTTAACGGCAAGCAATGAGGCAGGTGATTGTTCAGCAATCGTTCTTGCCTTTTCAATTGCAAAACGGTCAAGCTGCTTTTCTTCTACTAAATAATTCAACATGCCAAGCTGATATGCCTCTTTTGCATCAAAGATTCGACCTGTATATACTAAATCCTTCGTTCGACTAGGACCAATCAAATCTACTAATCGTTTGACAAATTTATTATTTAGTTTAATTCCTAGCCGTCCAACAGGAATCCCCATTTTAGCTTGTTCAGAGCCAATACGGATGTCACAACTTAGCGCGAGCTCAAGTCCTGCTCCCATTGCTGGTCCATTTATGACACCTACTGTCGGAATCGGAAGCTTTTCAAACGTAGAAATCGCTTTTTCCATATATACAAAAGCTTGTTCTGCTTCTTCAACCGTCATTTGATGGAATTCTTTAATGTCTGAACCAGCTGTAAATTGATTGCCGGAACCACGGAGCACTAGCACTTTATTTTTTGGATTATCACAAATATGTTCACCTATTTCAGTTAGCTCTTGCCACATCTTTGAACTTAGAGCATTTTTTAAATGTGGACGAAATAACGTGACGATTGCAAGCCCAGCACTCTCTTGAACCGTTATTTTTGCTTTCGGTTCAATCCGTTTAATATTTACTTTCATTTCCATCACCTTACCAATATAAGTTTGCTCATGCATGCAAATATTTTTAAATGAAAACGATTCTTAAATACTAGATTTCCATTAAACATCTTCTCAATTGTATATTATGCAAAAACTGTGCCAGCTTTTCTTTACCACATATCATCAAAAAATTGGATATAAAAACGAAGGAAACAAGA
This genomic interval from Bacillus alveayuensis contains the following:
- a CDS encoding enoyl-CoA hydratase/carnithine racemase (product_source=COG1024; cath_funfam=1.10.12.10,3.90.226.10; cog=COG1024; pfam=PF00378; superfamily=52096) — translated: MKVNIKRIEPKAKITVQESAGLAIVTLFRPHLKNALSSKMWQELTEIGEHICDNPKNKVLVLRGSGNQFTAGSDIKEFHQMTVEEAEQAFVYMEKAISTFEKLPIPTVGVINGPAMGAGLELALSCDIRIGSEQAKMGIPVGRLGIKLNNKFVKRLVDLIGPSRTKDLVYTGRIFDAKEAYQLGMLNYLVEEKQLDRFAIEKARTIAEQSPASLLAVKQSVANCINSIEELWKTDTNFVDLRDFPEGIAAFVEKRKPDFKRRTN